Part of the Gramella sp. Hel_I_59 genome, TTAGACTCATAACCTTCAATATTAGTATCTACCAATACTTTATCTAATGCATTGCAACCAGAGATCTTATCGATCTTAGCATTCAGCATTACTTTTTTGGCGATATCAAAATCGGCATTTTTAGAGACATACAGGAAGTTATTTCCTCGCCCGGAAACTAATACTGCTCCGGTTGCATGTTCTTTCACAAAAGCGATCAGTCTCTCGCCACCACGTGGTACGATAAGGTCTAATTGCTCTGGCGGGTTTTTAAGGAATTCCTGAGTCTCGGTTCTATCCAGATGTAAAAGCTTGATCCACTCCTTTCCTAAACCATTTTCCTCAAGAGCTTCATGCCAGCATTCTTCAAGTATCTTATTACTCTCAATTGCTTCCTTACCACCTTTTAAATAGATCTTATTATTTGCTTTAAAAGCAAGCACAGCTGCTTCGATAGTTACATCTGGTCTGGATTCATAAATGATCATGATATTTCCAAACGGAGCAGTTTTGTTCGTAATATCCAGTCCGGTATCCAGCTTTCTATGCTCTATAACCTGACCAACCGGGTCATCCTGTTCCATCACTTCTTTTACAGACTGGATCATGCCTTCAACTTTCTTCTCATCAACGATCAATCGGTCATACATGGCCTGATCATCTTTCGTAAAAGCATCAAGATCTTTCTTATTAGCTGCTATAATTTCCTGACGTCTCTTGTCCAGAATATTCATCATAGACTTAAGTACGTTATTTTTAGTATCTGACTTTATCAACTTCATTTCTTCGTTTCTTTAAGATTATTAATTAGTTGTTACGAGGTAAACTTAGTACCTACAGGTTTTCCGGCCATTATGTCCAGAATCACGTCTTCACGTTTACCGTTAGCTATATATGTAACGATGTCTTTGGCTGCAGTACCTTTAGCGATCTTGATCTTGGACTCCATTCCTCCTCGACCTTCGCCTTCACCTTTCTCAGATTGCTGAACGTATTTTTCAACATTCTCATCAATCTGTACTTTATTTAATTTTTCTGAATCGTCATGCTC contains:
- a CDS encoding glutamate-5-semialdehyde dehydrogenase, with amino-acid sequence MKLIKSDTKNNVLKSMMNILDKRRQEIIAANKKDLDAFTKDDQAMYDRLIVDEKKVEGMIQSVKEVMEQDDPVGQVIEHRKLDTGLDITNKTAPFGNIMIIYESRPDVTIEAAVLAFKANNKIYLKGGKEAIESNKILEECWHEALEENGLGKEWIKLLHLDRTETQEFLKNPPEQLDLIVPRGGERLIAFVKEHATGAVLVSGRGNNFLYVSKNADFDIAKKVMLNAKIDKISGCNALDKVLVDTNIEGYESKLKELEELFSDNKVEILVDEKVSEVLTDQSKVPSEDTWYEEFLAMKIVIGAVDGLDNSIEKINQYSGGHSASIITTDKEEAITFMEQVDSAAVYHNASTRFTDGGQMGVGAELAISTDKLHHRGPLGLKQLVTNKYYILGEGHVRV